A portion of the Streptomyces erythrochromogenes genome contains these proteins:
- a CDS encoding tetratricopeptide repeat protein gives MPVLLVRENGRVRGWPAYVGAVGLGAAALALASLWTSGAWATGIGAAVTTLSGLVAERLQPQRGTAAGGDATAAGADALLRTAAGRIPTLRQVDRPEPAGAHHADGRPADGSRTPAAPPAYIRRDVEPQLREALGRAGFVLLVGESTAGKSRLAHEVARTLFPGHAFVRPLGRAALPQALRVAGTRRRAVLWLDDLEEFLGAGGLTTAMLAALSAPAPGRRVVVATMRTQEFRRFDAREEGRLTGSDRDAWRTQRDVLRQAEVVRLARHWSPEERRRAAAHGQDPRIRAALRAGERFGIAEVLAAGPELLAAWHNAWTPGANPRGAAVVAAAVDCRRAGLRSPVGRDRLRELHRPYLEERGGGDLQPEPFDDAMNWACTAVYATSGLLIGNYTQGYTAFDYLLNTPGLPPVPEHLWQALVARVTPAEAYDMGLLAHQEGRPRRAAEALSRARLGGAPGADFLFAITVGDAGRPRRAAADLAGITRRREDRLGPAHPDTLAARHQLAFFTGEAGNPHAAAGRFAALAAHTASVLGADHPDTLAARHELAYFTGESGAPAEAARQLARLLADRLRVQGPDDPQVLATRRSLIWYRAGEPARTEEKLAELLADAERCLGPDDPHTLAVRSSLAAFAARAGRTADAATAWESLVADRTRVMGPDHPHTIYARLEWARALASSGRPEQARTLLTRTLGDARTLLEPGHRHLRLARELLAGLPPAGRHRA, from the coding sequence ATGCCGGTGTTGCTCGTACGGGAGAACGGCCGCGTGCGCGGCTGGCCGGCCTACGTGGGCGCGGTCGGCCTGGGCGCGGCGGCCCTGGCCCTGGCCTCGCTGTGGACCAGCGGGGCATGGGCCACCGGAATCGGCGCCGCCGTCACCACCTTGTCCGGCCTGGTGGCCGAGCGGCTCCAGCCACAGCGCGGCACCGCGGCGGGCGGGGACGCCACCGCGGCCGGAGCGGACGCGCTGCTGCGCACCGCGGCGGGCCGCATCCCCACCCTGCGGCAGGTGGACCGCCCCGAACCGGCCGGCGCCCACCACGCGGACGGACGTCCCGCCGACGGGAGCCGGACCCCGGCCGCGCCCCCCGCGTACATCCGCCGCGACGTGGAACCGCAGCTCCGCGAGGCCCTGGGCCGGGCCGGGTTCGTCCTGCTGGTGGGGGAGTCCACCGCCGGCAAGTCCCGGCTGGCCCACGAGGTGGCCCGCACGCTCTTCCCCGGTCACGCCTTCGTCCGCCCGCTGGGCAGGGCCGCGCTCCCGCAGGCGCTGCGCGTGGCCGGCACACGGCGGCGGGCCGTGCTGTGGCTCGACGACCTGGAGGAGTTCCTCGGCGCGGGCGGGCTCACGACCGCCATGCTGGCCGCCCTGTCGGCGCCGGCGCCGGGGCGCCGGGTGGTGGTGGCGACCATGCGCACCCAGGAGTTCCGGCGCTTCGACGCCCGCGAGGAGGGCCGGCTGACGGGCTCCGACCGCGACGCCTGGCGCACCCAGCGGGACGTGCTCCGTCAGGCGGAGGTGGTACGGCTGGCACGGCACTGGTCGCCCGAGGAACGCCGGCGGGCAGCCGCCCACGGGCAGGACCCGCGGATCAGGGCGGCCCTGCGGGCGGGGGAGCGCTTCGGCATCGCGGAAGTCCTCGCCGCCGGACCGGAGTTGCTCGCCGCCTGGCACAACGCCTGGACACCCGGGGCCAATCCGCGCGGCGCGGCCGTGGTCGCGGCCGCCGTGGACTGCCGGCGGGCCGGACTGCGAAGCCCGGTGGGCCGGGACCGGCTGCGCGAACTGCACCGGCCCTACCTGGAGGAACGCGGCGGCGGCGACCTACAGCCGGAACCCTTCGACGATGCGATGAACTGGGCCTGCACGGCGGTCTACGCCACCAGCGGCCTGCTCATCGGCAACTACACCCAGGGGTACACGGCTTTCGACTACCTCCTCAACACGCCCGGCCTGCCCCCGGTACCGGAGCACCTGTGGCAGGCCCTCGTCGCGAGGGTCACCCCGGCCGAGGCCTACGACATGGGCCTGCTGGCCCACCAGGAAGGGCGGCCGAGGCGGGCCGCCGAGGCGCTGTCCCGGGCCCGGCTGGGCGGGGCTCCCGGCGCCGACTTCCTGTTCGCCATCACGGTCGGGGACGCGGGGCGCCCGCGCCGGGCCGCCGCCGACCTCGCCGGGATCACCCGGCGGCGCGAGGACCGGCTGGGCCCCGCCCATCCCGACACCCTGGCCGCCCGCCACCAGCTGGCCTTCTTCACCGGCGAGGCCGGCAACCCGCACGCCGCGGCCGGCCGGTTCGCCGCCCTGGCCGCCCACACCGCGTCCGTCCTCGGCGCCGACCACCCGGACACCCTGGCCGCCCGGCACGAACTGGCCTACTTCACCGGCGAGTCGGGCGCCCCGGCCGAGGCGGCCCGGCAGCTGGCCCGGCTGCTCGCCGACCGGCTCCGGGTCCAGGGCCCGGACGACCCGCAGGTACTGGCCACCCGGCGCAGCCTGATCTGGTACCGGGCTGGTGAACCGGCCCGCACCGAGGAGAAGTTGGCCGAGCTGCTGGCCGATGCCGAACGCTGCCTCGGCCCCGACGACCCGCACACCCTCGCCGTCCGCAGCAGCCTCGCGGCCTTCGCGGCCCGGGCGGGCCGGACCGCCGATGCCGCGACCGCCTGGGAGTCGCTGGTGGCCGACCGCACCCGCGTCATGGGCCCCGACCACCCGCACACGATCTACGCCCGCCTGGAATGGGCCCGCGCCCTGGCCTCCTCGGGCCGCCCCGAGCAGGCCCGCACCCTGCTGACCCGGACCCTCGGCGACGCCCGGACCCTGCTGGAGCCGGGCCACCGCCATCTGCGCCTGGCCCGGGAGCTGCTGGCCGGCCTCCCGCCGGCGGGGCGGCACCGGGCGTGA
- a CDS encoding flavin reductase family protein: MAELDTFTDLLDYPMYVVTAAAGDRRAGCLVGFASQCSIDPPRFMVWLSKANHTYTVARTASHLAVHTLRDDQKRTAALFGGRTGDDTDKFEHLAWRRSPHAPAPILEDAAAWFLGRIEGHTDGGDHVGFLLAPVETSRPGPERPPLLRLSDVLDLTPGHPA, translated from the coding sequence ATGGCGGAGCTGGACACGTTCACCGACCTGCTCGACTACCCGATGTACGTGGTGACGGCGGCGGCCGGGGACCGGCGCGCCGGGTGCCTGGTGGGCTTCGCCTCCCAGTGCTCCATCGATCCGCCCCGGTTCATGGTGTGGCTCTCCAAGGCCAACCACACGTACACGGTCGCCCGGACGGCCTCCCACCTCGCGGTGCACACCCTGCGGGACGACCAGAAGCGCACGGCCGCGCTCTTCGGCGGCCGGACCGGCGACGACACCGACAAGTTCGAGCACCTCGCCTGGCGGCGCTCGCCCCACGCCCCCGCGCCGATCCTGGAAGACGCCGCCGCCTGGTTCCTCGGGCGGATCGAAGGGCACACCGACGGCGGAGACCACGTCGGATTCCTGCTCGCGCCCGTCGAGACGAGCCGCCCCGGCCCCGAGCGCCCGCCGCTGCTGCGCCTGAGCGACGTCCTGGACCTCACGCCCGGCCATCCGGCCTGA
- a CDS encoding CsbD family protein, with the protein MSDKEKSRAKAEQAKGKLKETAGRAVGNERLTAEGRAEKTKGNARQAKEKMKDVFKG; encoded by the coding sequence GTGTCCGACAAGGAGAAGAGCCGGGCCAAGGCCGAACAGGCCAAGGGCAAGCTCAAGGAGACCGCAGGCCGCGCGGTGGGCAACGAACGCCTGACCGCCGAGGGCCGTGCCGAGAAGACCAAGGGCAACGCCCGGCAGGCCAAGGAGAAGATGAAGGACGTCTTCAAGGGCTGA
- a CDS encoding NAD(P)/FAD-dependent oxidoreductase codes for MNRTDGGDRTDVRVDVLVVGAGPAGLALAARLARAGAGRVEVLEREQDPGGMPRHLHHGGFGRPPLPWLRGPEYARRSVRAALAAGAALRTGVTATGWAGPLCLETTGPAGLQRITARAVVLATGARERPRSARLVPGSRPQGVLTTGELFQAVHAYGLPVGRRAVVVGAEPVARHAAATLRQAGTDVVAMVTEHPRAPAVPGIPLLTATTVGELRGRGRPTGMVIHHRDGRMGLLACDTVVFTGDWIPDHELARRGGVPLDPGTRGPCVDASFRTAAPGVFAVGNALHGIERAASAAAEGAAAAAPVLAHLAGAPWPEHGPPLQVRAPLVWVTPNRITGVARRPLLLRSAQAVTAPVVAVTQDGRPLWRRRLPLPASPSRSLHLPPHWTARVDPTGGPVVVTLA; via the coding sequence GTGAACCGTACGGACGGTGGTGACCGTACGGACGTGCGGGTCGACGTCCTGGTGGTCGGCGCCGGCCCCGCCGGACTGGCGCTGGCCGCCCGCCTCGCCCGAGCGGGAGCCGGCCGGGTCGAGGTCCTGGAACGCGAGCAGGACCCGGGCGGCATGCCGCGCCACCTCCACCACGGCGGCTTCGGCCGGCCGCCGCTCCCCTGGCTGCGGGGCCCCGAGTACGCGCGGCGCTCGGTACGGGCGGCGCTCGCCGCCGGGGCCGCGCTCCGTACCGGCGTCACCGCCACCGGCTGGGCCGGCCCGCTCTGCCTGGAGACCACCGGCCCGGCGGGTCTGCAACGGATCACGGCCCGGGCCGTCGTACTCGCCACCGGCGCCCGGGAACGCCCGCGCAGCGCCCGGCTGGTCCCCGGCTCACGCCCGCAGGGGGTGTTGACCACCGGGGAGCTGTTCCAGGCGGTCCACGCGTACGGACTGCCCGTCGGCCGACGGGCAGTGGTGGTGGGCGCCGAGCCCGTGGCCCGCCACGCGGCGGCCACGCTCCGGCAGGCGGGCACGGACGTGGTGGCGATGGTCACCGAGCACCCGCGCGCCCCCGCCGTACCGGGGATCCCGCTGCTCACGGCGACGACGGTCGGCGAACTGCGCGGCCGGGGCCGGCCGACCGGCATGGTGATCCACCACCGGGACGGCCGCATGGGCCTCCTCGCCTGCGACACGGTGGTCTTCACCGGCGACTGGATCCCCGACCACGAACTGGCCCGCCGCGGCGGCGTCCCCCTGGACCCCGGCACCCGGGGCCCGTGCGTGGACGCCTCCTTCCGCACGGCGGCGCCGGGCGTCTTCGCGGTCGGCAACGCCCTCCACGGCATCGAACGGGCGGCTTCCGCGGCCGCGGAAGGCGCCGCCGCGGCCGCGCCCGTACTCGCCCACCTCGCGGGCGCCCCCTGGCCGGAGCACGGCCCGCCACTGCAGGTCCGCGCCCCGCTCGTGTGGGTGACGCCCAACCGGATCACGGGCGTCGCCCGGCGGCCGCTGCTGCTGCGCTCCGCGCAAGCCGTGACCGCCCCCGTGGTGGCGGTGACCCAGGACGGCCGCCCGCTGTGGCGGCGACGGCTCCCCCTCCCGGCCTCCCCGTCCCGCTCCCTGCACCTGCCGCCCCACTGGACCGCCCGCGTGGACCCCACGGGCGGCCCGGTCGTGGTGACCCTGGCCTGA
- a CDS encoding FAD-dependent oxidoreductase, protein MTLTRRGPLPGGDPYDVTVVGAGVVGSAIARELARLPLRIALIDASDDVGNGTSKANTAILHTGFDAVPGSLEARLVRDGQRLLAAYAADSGIPVEPVGALLVAWNEEQLAALPGLADKAVRNGYHAARILPAGEVRAREPELGPGVLGALHVPDESLICPWTTTLAYATQAVRAGVDLHLNCPVRAVAPGEPHTLATGRGPLRTRHLVNAAGLYADEVDRLLGHADFIVTPRRGQLIVFDELARGLVRHILLPVPDARGKGVLVTPTVYGNVMLGPTAEDLDDKTATGSTAEGLALLREKGRRILPALLDEEVTAVYAGLRAATGQEDYAIRARPAQRYVTVGGIRSTGLTASMAIAAHVVELLAEGGLPVTGAREPAPVRMPNLGEAFPRPYRDAAMIAADPEYGRIVCHCERVTRGEIRDALAATVPPVSTDGLRRRTRARGGRCQGFHCGAAVRALFEEARR, encoded by the coding sequence ATGACCCTGACCCGGCGCGGCCCGCTCCCGGGCGGCGACCCGTACGACGTGACGGTCGTCGGCGCCGGCGTGGTGGGCTCGGCCATCGCCCGCGAACTGGCCCGCCTGCCGCTGCGGATCGCCCTGATCGACGCGTCCGACGACGTCGGCAACGGCACCTCCAAGGCCAACACCGCCATCCTGCACACCGGTTTCGACGCCGTGCCCGGCTCCCTGGAGGCCCGGCTCGTCCGCGACGGGCAGCGGCTGCTCGCCGCGTACGCCGCCGACAGCGGCATCCCGGTGGAACCGGTCGGAGCCCTGCTCGTGGCCTGGAACGAGGAGCAGCTCGCGGCCCTGCCGGGCCTCGCCGACAAAGCCGTGCGCAACGGCTACCACGCGGCCCGCATCCTCCCGGCAGGCGAGGTGCGGGCCCGCGAACCGGAGCTCGGCCCCGGCGTGCTGGGCGCCCTCCACGTACCGGACGAGTCGCTCATCTGCCCCTGGACGACCACCCTCGCCTACGCCACCCAGGCCGTGCGCGCCGGCGTCGACCTCCACCTCAACTGCCCCGTGCGGGCGGTCGCCCCGGGCGAGCCGCACACCCTCGCCACCGGCCGGGGCCCGCTGCGCACCCGGCACCTGGTCAACGCGGCCGGCCTGTACGCCGACGAGGTCGACCGGCTCCTCGGCCACGCGGACTTCATCGTCACGCCCCGCCGCGGCCAGCTGATCGTCTTCGACGAACTCGCCCGCGGCCTCGTACGCCACATCCTGCTTCCGGTGCCCGACGCCCGCGGCAAGGGAGTGCTCGTCACGCCGACCGTCTACGGCAACGTGATGCTCGGCCCGACCGCCGAGGACCTGGACGACAAGACCGCCACCGGCTCGACCGCCGAAGGGCTCGCGCTGCTGCGGGAGAAGGGCCGGCGGATCCTGCCGGCGCTCCTCGACGAGGAGGTCACCGCCGTGTACGCCGGGCTGCGCGCGGCCACCGGGCAGGAGGACTACGCGATCCGCGCCCGCCCGGCGCAGCGGTACGTGACCGTGGGCGGGATCCGCTCCACGGGCCTGACCGCGTCGATGGCGATCGCCGCCCACGTGGTGGAACTGCTCGCCGAAGGCGGTCTGCCCGTGACGGGCGCCCGCGAGCCGGCACCGGTGCGGATGCCGAACCTCGGCGAGGCGTTCCCCCGCCCGTACCGCGACGCGGCGATGATCGCGGCGGACCCGGAGTACGGACGGATCGTCTGCCACTGCGAGCGCGTCACCCGCGGGGAGATCCGCGACGCGCTCGCCGCGACCGTACCACCCGTCTCGACCGACGGTCTGCGCCGGCGCACACGGGCCCGCGGCGGCCGCTGCCAGGGCTTCCACTGCGGGGCCGCCGTCCGCGCCCTGTTCGAGGAGGCCCGCCGGTGA
- a CDS encoding FGGY family carbohydrate kinase, with amino-acid sequence MTGPVLAVDQGTSGTKALVVCPVRGVIGSASAPVRPRYLPGGRVEVDPRELLDSVVDAGRAALAAAGEPVAAVGLANQGETVLAWDPASGEPLTAAIVWQDRRAEQLCAELAPHAAALQDRTGLPLDPYFAAPKMAWIRRHLTRQGVVTTSDAWLVHRLTGAFVTDAATAGRTQLLDLDTVDWSPAALDAFGLTGEPLPEVVDADTRVGTTTAFGPPLPLTGLLVDQQAALLAQRVTEPGTAKCTYGTGAFLLAQSGPRPRRSTTGLVGCVAWRLAGETSYCLDGQVYTAASAVRWLTDLGVISGAEDLDTVGGTAPDAGGVTFVPALAGLAAPWWRGDLRGSVTGLGLDTTAGHLVHALCDGIAAQVAELADAVAADLGAPLATLRVDGGLTRSALLMQAQADLLQIPVEVSALPDATALGVGAVARLGLDPALAVHEAVPEWKPSAVYEPKAGAGHAAERRARFRTAVSALLADPA; translated from the coding sequence ATGACGGGCCCGGTGCTCGCTGTGGACCAGGGCACCTCGGGAACCAAGGCCCTCGTCGTCTGCCCCGTACGAGGAGTCATCGGCTCCGCATCCGCCCCCGTACGGCCCCGGTACCTGCCGGGCGGCCGTGTGGAGGTGGACCCCCGCGAGCTGCTGGATTCCGTGGTCGACGCGGGGCGCGCCGCCCTGGCCGCGGCCGGCGAACCGGTCGCCGCGGTGGGCCTGGCCAACCAGGGCGAGACCGTCCTCGCCTGGGACCCGGCGAGCGGTGAGCCGCTGACCGCAGCGATCGTCTGGCAGGACCGCCGCGCCGAGCAGCTCTGCGCCGAACTGGCGCCGCACGCAGCGGCGTTACAGGACCGGACCGGCCTGCCCCTCGACCCGTATTTCGCCGCGCCCAAGATGGCCTGGATACGTCGCCACCTCACCCGGCAGGGCGTCGTGACGACCAGCGACGCCTGGCTGGTGCACCGGCTCACCGGTGCCTTCGTCACCGACGCGGCGACCGCCGGCCGCACCCAGCTCCTCGACCTCGACACCGTCGACTGGTCGCCGGCGGCGCTCGACGCCTTCGGCCTCACCGGCGAACCGCTGCCCGAGGTCGTCGACGCGGACACCCGGGTCGGCACCACCACCGCCTTCGGACCCCCGCTGCCGCTGACGGGGCTGCTCGTCGACCAGCAGGCCGCGCTCCTCGCCCAGCGCGTCACCGAGCCCGGCACCGCCAAGTGCACCTACGGCACCGGGGCGTTCCTCCTCGCACAGAGCGGCCCGCGCCCCCGCCGCAGCACCACCGGACTCGTCGGCTGCGTCGCCTGGCGGCTCGCCGGAGAGACCAGCTACTGCCTGGACGGCCAGGTCTACACGGCTGCGTCCGCCGTCCGCTGGCTCACCGACCTCGGCGTGATCTCCGGCGCCGAGGACCTCGACACGGTGGGCGGGACCGCCCCCGACGCCGGCGGCGTCACCTTCGTCCCCGCCCTCGCCGGCCTCGCCGCCCCGTGGTGGCGGGGCGACCTGCGCGGCTCGGTCACCGGGCTCGGCCTCGACACCACCGCCGGGCACCTCGTGCACGCGCTGTGCGACGGCATAGCCGCACAGGTCGCCGAGCTCGCCGACGCCGTCGCCGCCGACCTCGGCGCGCCGCTGGCCACCCTGCGCGTCGACGGCGGGCTCACCCGGTCCGCCCTGCTCATGCAGGCGCAGGCCGACCTGCTCCAGATCCCCGTCGAGGTGTCCGCGCTCCCCGACGCCACCGCCCTCGGCGTCGGCGCCGTCGCCCGGCTCGGCCTCGACCCCGCCCTCGCCGTGCACGAGGCCGTACCGGAGTGGAAGCCGTCCGCCGTCTACGAACCGAAGGCCGGCGCCGGGCACGCCGCCGAGCGCCGCGCACGGTTCCGGACGGCGGTGTCCGCCCTGCTCGCCGACCCGGCATGA
- a CDS encoding amino acid permease, which produces MSRTAPTVRQDSKAPPRRDEEERLRELGYQPVLARRMGGFGNFAISFSVISVLSGCMTLYGFGLGTGGPAVMLWGWVGVGLFVLCVGLALAEVTSAYPTSGALYYMADRLGGRRWGWYTGWLNLLGLLGAIAGIDYGAALFTGAFLNLQYGVEPTPGLTFVIFLCILLLHAALNLFGVRLVSVLNSVSVWWHLGGVALIVGALAFIPDQHQSPSFVFTEFVNDTGWANPFYVAAVGLLLAQYTFSGYDASAHLSEETSNASVSAAKGIVRAIWVSWIAGFALLAGLTFAIQDYAAVQGTATGVPPAQIFIDALGSGGATALLLVVIVAQLFCGNAEVAAASRMVFAFSRDNALPGSALWRKVSSRTQTPVPAVWLSVAVAAVLALPSLYSATAYGAVTAINVIGITPAYAIPIYLRLRAGNRFQPGPWSLGRWSKPIGWIAVVWVAVVTVLFCLPQKSPVTIDSMNYAVIALAVVLVLASAWWYAARRSYGTPSAYGNAREQAEIAEGIV; this is translated from the coding sequence ATGTCCCGAACCGCGCCGACCGTCCGCCAGGACAGCAAGGCCCCGCCCCGGCGGGACGAGGAGGAACGGCTCAGGGAGCTCGGCTACCAACCCGTCCTCGCCCGCCGGATGGGCGGCTTCGGCAACTTCGCCATCAGCTTCTCGGTCATCTCGGTCCTGTCCGGCTGCATGACCCTCTACGGCTTCGGCCTGGGCACCGGCGGTCCGGCCGTGATGCTGTGGGGCTGGGTGGGCGTGGGCCTGTTCGTGCTCTGCGTGGGTCTCGCCCTGGCCGAGGTGACGAGCGCCTACCCCACCTCGGGAGCGCTCTACTACATGGCCGACCGGCTCGGCGGGCGCCGCTGGGGCTGGTACACCGGCTGGCTGAACCTGCTCGGCCTGCTCGGCGCCATCGCCGGCATCGACTACGGCGCCGCCCTGTTCACCGGCGCCTTCCTCAACCTCCAGTACGGCGTCGAGCCCACCCCCGGCCTGACGTTCGTGATCTTCCTGTGCATCCTGCTGCTGCACGCCGCGCTCAACCTCTTCGGCGTCCGCCTCGTCAGCGTGCTGAACTCGGTCAGCGTCTGGTGGCACCTGGGCGGCGTCGCCCTGATCGTGGGCGCCCTCGCCTTCATACCCGACCAGCACCAGTCGCCCTCGTTCGTCTTCACCGAGTTCGTCAACGACACCGGCTGGGCCAACCCGTTCTACGTGGCGGCGGTCGGCCTGCTGCTCGCCCAGTACACCTTCTCCGGGTACGACGCCTCCGCGCACCTCTCGGAGGAGACCTCCAACGCCTCCGTCTCCGCCGCCAAGGGCATCGTCCGGGCCATCTGGGTCTCCTGGATCGCCGGCTTCGCGCTGCTCGCGGGCCTGACCTTCGCCATCCAGGACTACGCGGCCGTCCAGGGCACCGCCACCGGCGTCCCGCCGGCGCAGATCTTCATCGACGCGCTGGGCTCCGGCGGCGCCACGGCCCTGCTCCTCGTCGTGATCGTCGCGCAGCTCTTCTGCGGCAACGCCGAGGTGGCCGCCGCGAGCCGGATGGTCTTCGCCTTCAGCCGCGACAACGCGCTCCCCGGCTCCGCCCTGTGGCGCAAGGTGAGCAGCCGTACGCAGACGCCGGTCCCGGCCGTGTGGCTCTCCGTCGCCGTCGCGGCCGTGCTGGCGCTCCCGTCGCTCTACTCCGCCACCGCCTACGGGGCCGTGACCGCCATCAACGTCATCGGCATCACCCCGGCCTACGCGATCCCGATCTACCTGCGGCTGCGCGCCGGGAACCGGTTCCAGCCCGGCCCGTGGAGCCTGGGCCGCTGGAGCAAGCCGATCGGCTGGATCGCCGTCGTGTGGGTGGCCGTCGTCACCGTGCTGTTCTGCCTGCCGCAGAAGTCGCCGGTGACCATCGACTCGATGAACTACGCGGTGATCGCCCTGGCCGTGGTCCTGGTCCTGGCCAGCGCGTGGTGGTACGCCGCCCGGCGCTCGTACGGGACCCCGTCGGCGTACGGAAACGCCCGGGAGCAGGCCGAGATCGCCGAGGGCATCGTCTGA
- a CDS encoding phosphatase PAP2 family protein, with the protein MLWVAVSAVALGFLIALEIAARGYGVRGPITDQAREVVFAPKSGTVLYASMALMLVVLTWRQRFIAIGAAVGIDLVFWLVRWVVGAEMMYGNGALLVTLACAVIALTRRTGRERILLLQGVGLALLLVTGRKTGYTWLLITSKTRPTVLDQYVATADQALGNPSWVAGRIVEATGVAGFRVLEFVYIQLAVMAVVVALYQLRKVAVERRFPRHHLVRTFLAIGLLGPGIYMVFPVVGPIFAYGADGGQWALAQLWPNTPPPVTTPQPMPFDEFTPRNCMPSLHTAWATAIFIHSRKAPRALRWAGTFWLIATLGATLGFGYHYGADIVAGVVFTLTIDAGLRTLDHGWDRRGIQLVAYGTAVFVGLLLSYRYLSMEMAAHPWVFGPLVVLSMVSVIYGYVRITKRWERRAAAAVQLPQQRREQQPELV; encoded by the coding sequence GTGCTGTGGGTCGCGGTGAGTGCGGTGGCCCTCGGATTCCTCATCGCACTGGAGATCGCCGCGCGCGGTTACGGCGTGCGGGGGCCGATCACCGACCAGGCGCGGGAGGTGGTGTTCGCCCCCAAGTCGGGCACGGTGCTCTACGCCAGCATGGCCCTGATGCTGGTGGTGCTCACCTGGCGGCAGCGGTTCATCGCGATCGGCGCCGCGGTCGGCATCGACCTCGTCTTCTGGCTCGTGCGCTGGGTGGTCGGCGCCGAGATGATGTACGGCAACGGTGCCCTGCTGGTCACCCTGGCCTGCGCCGTCATCGCGCTCACGCGCCGCACCGGCCGCGAACGGATCCTGCTGCTGCAGGGCGTCGGACTGGCCCTGCTGCTGGTCACCGGCCGCAAGACCGGCTACACCTGGCTGCTGATCACCTCGAAGACCCGCCCGACGGTGCTCGACCAGTACGTGGCGACCGCCGACCAGGCGCTCGGCAACCCGTCATGGGTGGCCGGCCGGATCGTCGAGGCCACCGGGGTCGCCGGTTTCCGCGTCCTCGAATTCGTCTACATCCAGCTCGCGGTGATGGCGGTCGTCGTCGCGCTGTACCAGCTGCGCAAGGTGGCGGTCGAGCGCCGCTTCCCGCGCCACCACCTGGTGCGCACCTTCCTGGCCATCGGTCTGCTCGGGCCGGGCATCTACATGGTCTTCCCGGTGGTCGGGCCGATCTTCGCGTACGGCGCCGACGGCGGCCAGTGGGCGCTGGCCCAGCTCTGGCCGAACACGCCGCCGCCGGTCACCACCCCGCAGCCGATGCCGTTCGACGAGTTCACGCCGCGCAATTGCATGCCCAGCCTGCACACGGCGTGGGCCACCGCGATCTTCATCCATTCCCGCAAGGCCCCACGGGCCCTGCGCTGGGCGGGAACGTTCTGGCTGATCGCGACGCTCGGCGCGACGCTGGGGTTCGGTTACCACTACGGCGCGGACATCGTCGCCGGTGTCGTGTTCACCCTCACGATCGATGCCGGGCTGCGCACCCTCGACCACGGCTGGGACCGCAGGGGAATCCAGCTGGTCGCCTACGGCACCGCGGTCTTCGTCGGGCTCCTGCTGTCGTACCGCTACCTGTCGATGGAGATGGCGGCCCACCCGTGGGTGTTCGGGCCGCTGGTCGTCCTGTCGATGGTCTCGGTGATCTACGGCTACGTCCGGATCACCAAGCGGTGGGAGCGCCGGGCCGCGGCGGCGGTGCAGCTGCCGCAGCAGCGCCGCGAACAGCAGCCCGAACTGGTCTGA